Proteins from a single region of Euleptes europaea isolate rEulEur1 chromosome 21, rEulEur1.hap1, whole genome shotgun sequence:
- the ERI2 gene encoding ERI1 exoribonuclease 2, producing the protein MATKRLARQLGILRRSSKSSPDGQSHGPKLRQVFDYLIIIDFESTCWRDGRKHYSQEIIEFPAVLLNTSNGKVESEFHMYVQPQEHPILSEFCTELTGIRQNQVDEGVPLPICLSQFSKWIQKIQKEKKIVFDSVRSNAALSEGKLCAFVTWSDWDLGVCLQYECKRKQLRQPEILNSWIDLRATYKLFYSRKPQGLNGALQDVGIVFAGREHSGLDDSRNTARLAWRMICDGCVMKITKSLHKAAPGKNSIARFFSANPTEGSALGSNGGAKTSDSDKNRGCEGTEGITNNTGEEQPEYVPVRLYESFPVTSRNGPQTPGCGSLPSYSTPHAGRLRSPIGCLQTSSFGIQSGLSNGPLTANSPAQNAGLVLVSTTLSSVSVSDMDVGTTSDCLSMLADWEDFPLIPESQHDQSSELRQLKDNSGIQSSPVSGERTDACESDATNLPSQGAAEMTLNEKLSIVYKSPNTTIYHKGIAPSKSSNASVFKLPAAKTSVASATSNGDCRASSSSEALKRKPSSPQPVPPAKKPPFIIYEDKGASSSNSSRSSGSHRTPCGILNSSVNQNQSFRCTETGKVTPPLCRCGRRARRLRVSKGGPNNGKAFYSCPVGKQEGNRKSCGYFKWEHTLLKDKLTLPSPTFSTVGLSSPGTILHLSGKVPKKCLGLRPSMRT; encoded by the exons ATGGCGACCAAACGGCTGGCCAG GCAGCTTGGTATTCTTAGAAGAAGTTCCAAATCGTCACCTGATGGTCAGAGTCACGGACCCAAACTGA GGCAGGTGTTTGACTACTTAATCATCATTGATTTTGAGTCTACGTGCTGGAGAGATGGCAGAAAACATTACAGTCAAGAAATAA TTGAATTTCCAGCAGTTTTATTAAACACCTCAAATGGAAAGGTTGAGTCTGAATTCCATATGTACGTCCAACCTCAGGAGCATCCAATTCTCTCTGAATTTTGCACTGAGCTAACAGGCATCAGACAG AATCAAGTTGATGAAGGAGTCCCTTTGCCCATATGCCTGTCTCAGTTTTCTAAATGGATTCAAAAGATACAAAAGGAGAAGAAAATTGTTTTTGATTCTGTGCGTTCAAATGCTGCTCTTTCTGAAGGAAAATTATGTGCCTTTGTTACCTGGTCAG ATTGGGATCTGGGGGTTTGCTTGCAGTATGAATGCAAAAGGAAGCAGTTGCGTCAACCAGAGATTTTAAACTCCTGGATCGACCTCAGGGCCACTTACAAG CTCTTTTACTCAAGGAAGCCCCAAGGATTAAACGGCGCTTTGCAGGACGTGGGGATCGTCTTTGCAGGAAGGGAGCATTCTG GGCTGGATGATTCTCGGAACACGGCTCGCCTCGCCTGGCGGATGATCTGCGATGGATGCGTGATGAAAATCACTAAATCTTTGCATAAG GCAGCTCCAGGAAAGAACTCTATTGCCAGATTTTTCAGTGCAAACCCTACTGAAGGCAGCGCTTTGGGAAGCAACGGTGGTGCAAAAACATCAGATTCGGACAAAAACAGGGGCTGTGAAGGCACTGAAGGGATCACAAACAATACTGGAGAAGAACAACCGGAGTACGTGCCTGTGCGTTTGTATGAAAGCTTCCCCGTGACGTCAAGAAATGGGCCCCAAACCCCTGGCTGCGGCAGCCTCCCAAGTTATTCGACTCCACATGCAGGCAGACTCCGTTCCCCTATCGGCTGTCTTCAGACATCCTCTTTCGGCATCCAGAGTGGGCTAAGCAACGGGCCCTTGACGGCTAATTCCCCAGCCCAGAACGCGGGCCTGGTGCTGGTCTCCACTACACTTTCCTCCGTCAGTGTTTCCGATATGGACGTTGGTACTACTTCCGACTGTTTATCAATGTTGGCTGACTGGGAGGATTTCCCGTTGATACCGGAATCTCAACATGACCAGAGTTCAGAACTCCGACAGCTGAAGGACAACTCGGGCATTCAGAGTTCACCGGTCTCTGGAGAGAGAACGGATGCCTGCGAGTCAGACGCGACAAATTTGCCATCTCAAGGGGCTGCTGAAATGACTCTGAATGAGAAACTCTCTATTGTGTACAAAAGCCCGAATACAACGATTTATCACAAAGGCATAGCTCCGAGTAAGTCTTCAAACGCTTCTGTTTTTAAACTCCCCGCTGCAAAGACAAGTGTGGCTTCCGCGACATCAAACGGAGATTGCCGTGCGTCCTCTTCTTCCGAAGCTCTGAAGAGGAAGCCTTCCAGTCCACAACCTGTTCCTCCGGCGAAAAAGCCACCCTTTATCATATACGAAGACAAAGGCGCTTCATCCAGTAATTCTTCCAGAAGCTCAGGGTCGCATCGAACACCCTGCGGCATCTTAAACTCTTCTGTCAATCAAAACCAATCTTTCAGGTGTACGGAAACTGGGAAGGTGACCCCTCCTTTATGCAGATGTGGTCGGAGAGCTAGAAGGCTCCGGGTGTCCAAGGGGGGTCCCAATAATGGTAAAGCATTCTATAGCTGCCCGGTGGGAAAACAGGAAGGGAACCGAAAGAGTTGCGGTTATTTCAAATGGGAGCACACACTTCTAAAAGATAAACTCACGCTTCCTTCCCCTACCTTCAGCACGGTAGGGCTATCGTCCCCCGGGACAATTTTGCATTTGTCAGGAAAGGTTCCAAAGAAATGCCTGGGTCTACGACCTTCTATGCGAACCTAA